TTTTTCAGGAAAAATTTCAGATGAATATCGGCTCACATCTATACCAATTTTTATTTTCCTATATTTTTCCACATCAGGCGACAACCTTGCGATCGGAATTTTGTTCAGCTGTCCGTCGATGCTGTACACCGTGTTTGCAACCACCATAATCGCAGTCTGTGCTTTAATGAGGGCAATATTTTCTACTGGAGTTACCGACACTTCTACCTGTGTATCAGATTGATTTTTCCGTAAAGAATTCAGCTGTTTCTTCAGGAAAAATTCCGAGTGCTCCATCAATATTTCGTTATCCTCTTCCGGTGTGCAAAACGCAATGGCATGCGCCGGCATAGGATGCGAATATTGTGACGGTGTAAGCAGCTTCGCAAGTTTCTCTAAAATTCTGCCATTGATAGCCTGAATTTCGTTATTTGCCTTAAAAACTTCAGTACTGAAAGCGTCTATAAGCAGTTTCACAAACGGATCCAGCAGCTGCATATTCTTCACGCCCCAAAGTTTGGTAGCATTTTGAAGCATTCTGGATTTTATGGCTTCTTTAGAGTAAGTATGGTTATTAAGGTTCATCTCTTTTTATTTAATCGATCGACATTGGACTGAGAAAAAGTTCTGTAGCAAAATTGAAATTTTCGCCGGTGGCTTCTAATTTTGCGCGTATGGTTACGCGTACTTTTTTTTTGATCTCAGTTAAATTTCTTGTTTCATAGGTGTGCTCTACGATACTGATGTGAGCTTCAACTTCAGGATTTACGAGGCGCTGTTCATAATCCAGAATTTGGCGGCGCAGACTTTTAATAAATATACTTTCCCAGACAGAAGGCGAAATTCCATTGTCGAATTCGGTGTTCCAAACTTCATTACCGTAATTTTCATCATACCGGTTTTCACCTTTTTTTGTGGTAATGAGCAACATAATGTTTTGCGCAATGCTTTCTCCCATATCACAGGTCTGCAAAACCCCATTACTGCTCATAACAGATTTAGGGTTAAAAGGCATTTTGTAGTTGGGCTGCTCCATTGTTAATTATTTAAGGAAGATGTCAAAATCTTATTTTGGTTGAGTTGAAATTCTACCATTTTATCATCCGGAAGGTAAAAGATACTCTCCCCTTTTTCTGCAAGTTTTTTTTCGATCCCGGGATTCCAAGCTAAAATTTTTTCAGGAGAAACGCTAATGAATTTCGCAATGATATTTAGCTTATACGCTGCATTGATAGTTGTCTCGCTTAGTCCTTTACCACTCGATTTTTTAAATTTTTTCGTAGGTGCATGCGCATATGTGATTGACTTTTTCGGCGCAGCACCGGAAATCATTGCTTGAGTTTGCATTTTATAATGATTGCCTAAAACCTGGTTCAATTCGTTGGTTGCGTAACATGCATTCAGAAATTTTTTAACATGGTTTTGGGTCTCCAAAGGAAGATAAGGCGCAAATGCTGTGTACTGTTTGGAACCTGCCCTGTCCATCGCCTTTTTAATATTACCTTCGCCGCAGTTATAGGCAGCAACAACAGTAATCCAGCTCCCATATTTATTGTAGAGATTGATCAGTGAAACCGCGGCAGTTTTGGTGCTTTTATAGATATCGGAACGCTCTTCATCAGAAAGCCCGTATTGGCTGGCGTGTTCCACCATAAATTGCCACATTCCCTTTGCGCCCGCATGGGAAACAATCTGATGATCCAGCCCAGATTCTATAATCGCAAGATTGCGCATATGTTTGGGGATCCCTCTGCTCGCAAAGGTATATTCCACAAACTTCACCAGTTGCCGGTTGTTCTTAATGATGTTTTGGTAGCGTCGTATTGTGCTTTCAGAAGTGTCGGTTGCAGTTAAATCCTGTGCAGCTGCAATCAGCGAAATGAGCAGGTAAAAAAGGGTGATGATGTATTTTAATTTCTTTGTTTTCATTTGTGTTTTGATGTTGAAATTTTAAGTTTTCATTTCCCAAATAATCGAGTATTTCATAATAATTATATTTGAAGTATTGCTATTAAAGTAACAACTCAGACAATTTCCCAAGCCAATGCACTGTTCTCGTTGTCCCAGTCTATATTTATTCTTTGTCCGCTTTTCACTTCCTCTCTAACAATTTTTTTGGATATAGGTCTTGCTAATTGTGAACGGATCACTCCGGAAATTTGTCTTGCTCCATATTTACTGCTAAAGCCATTCAAAGCAAGGTTTTTTACAGCCTCATCTGTGATTTCCAAACCAATCCCAAGCCTTGTTAATGAATTTTTAAGGGTTTTCAACTGGATTTTGAAAATATTTTCTGCCATTTCTTCGGTGATAGGCGAAAACGGAATAATCTCGGTAATCCGTGCTAAAAATTCCGGACGGAAACGCCCCGACTCGTTCATAATTCTCATGAGGTCTTTCGAAACCGGAATTTCATTTCGCTCAAAATATTGAACAATTTCCTCGCTTCCAATATTTGAGGTAAACAAAACCAAAGAATTACTGAAGTCTCCTTCTTTCCCTAATTTGTCCGAAATTTTTCCCTCGTCCATGATCTGTAAGAATACATCGAAAACCGAAGAGTGTGCTTTTTCAATTTCATCAAAAAGCACCACCGCATAAGGCTGCTGACGGATTTTATTTACCAGCATGCCGCCTTCTTCATAACCCACATATCCTGGAGGGGCCCCGTAAAGCAAGGCTGCAGAATGCTCTTCCTTAAATTCTGACATATCAAAACGGATCATGGATTTTTCGTCATTGAAAAGCAGTTCTGCCATCGATTTTGCGAGTTCGGTTTTACCGGTTCCAGTTGGTCCCAAAAGGAAAAATGAACCAATAGGCTGCCCGGGTTTTGCCAATCCGCTTCGGTTTTCTACTATGGCATCTGCCAGAATTTTCAGCGCATGGTTCTGCCCTACAACCCGCTTTTTGAGAAGGTCTTCCATATTCAGGAGCTTTTCTTTTTCGCCTGCCTGAATTTTACCGATCGGGATTCCTGTTTTGGATGCCATCACCGCGGCGAGCTCCAGCTTTCCAACTTTTTCTCTTTTTACAGAAGCGAGTTCTGTCAATTCATCAAAAGTATTATCGATTACTTTCTTCACTTGAGAAATTCCCATAGAATTATCGAGTTCCTGCTGTTCTGAAAGTGAGCCCCAGAGAATAGGGCTTAATTTATTTTTGAGCAGGTTGTAATTCCAAATCAGTTCATCCACCAGCAATGGATCTGTTTCTTCAATATCTTCTATGATTTTAATATAATTATCCCTCCAAATCTTTAAATCATTTTTAGACATTTCGTCCAACATTTTGATGGAAGCCATGGTTCTGTCTAACAGATCTATTGCGGAATCGGGCAGTTTTTTTCCTTTAGAATAGCGCTTGGCAAGTTTTACACAATCAGGCAAGGACGTATGATCCACTTCTACTTTATGATGTTCCTGATAAGCCGGAAGTACTTTATTGATCATTTTCACGCAGGCAATTTCGTCGGGTTCTTCCACATGCAGCACTTCAAATCTTCTGTCGAACGCACGTTCCGGCTCAATTATTTTTCTGTATTCTTCCTGTGTTGTAGCACCAATTACGGTAATTTCTCCACGGGCGAGCTCGGGTTTCAGCAGATTGGCAACATTTCCTGCACTTCCCTTACTATCTAACAGCGAATGTATTTCGTCGATAAATAAAATAGCCTTATTTATTTTCTTACATTCATTAATGACCTTTTTCAAACGGTCCTCTATTTCGCCTTTATATGAAGTCCCTGCAAGCAATGAACCGGTGTTCAGTTCCAAAAGTGTTGCTTCTTTCAACAATTCCGGCACATTTCCATCAATGAGTTGCTTGGCAAATCCTTCAAGCAAAGCGGTTTTTCCAACTCCCGGCTCTCCTACGATGATAACGTTGGGTTTTGTTCTTCGGGACAGGATTTCGATCAACATCCTTAGTTCTTTATCTCTGCCAACAATTTCTTCCAGTTTTCCGTTTCTGGCGTCTCGTGTCCGGTCAATACAATAACTGCTGATTGCCGGAAAATTGCCTTTGATATCAGCAAATTCAGATAATAAAGCGTTTTGCTGTAAATCAATTTTTTTGCCTTCTCCGGAATAAATATTTATGATTTCGTGTTCGCGGATGGGAAGCGATTTAAGTTCCTGCACGCTGAATGCAACACCGGCCTTGGTAATCGCCGCCAAGATGCAGACGGGCGCAATTTCATCCAAACCCAATTTCAGGCGTATATCATCTGCTTCATCCAAAATTTTGTTTACCGTGTCATCTTTTGATGATTCTTCAGGAAGCGAGGAAGTTTTAGGATATTCTTCAATGCGGACTTCTGCCCATTCGTAAATATAGCCCGGATCTTTATCTATATTAGTAAGGAAATCCCTAAGCCCAATATCTTTATGCATGAGTGCCTGTAAGAGATGTGGAGCACCATATGTTACATTATAATTTTCGCGCGCTACAGACTGCGCTATATGGAAAAGATCCTTTACGGTTTCGTTAGTAATCACTACGCTCATAAGCTCAATTTTTATGGTTTTAGATATAGGATTATGAACAATTGATCTTAAGTAAAATCAAAAAAATAGCAGAAAAAAAAGAATAGTAAAAACCTATAATGGTTTCGTAAGTAAAAAAATACCCGAATAATGCATCCGGGCTATTTTATTAACTGAAAAAAATGTTACTCCTGCTGGTATTCAGCTTCCCATTCGTTTCCGTCGTCTCCTTTGTGCCCGTCTAGTTTGATGACAAAACTTTTTGTAGGGAAATATGGTGTCATTCGGATATCAAGCCAAACCCGGTCTTTATTGACTTTATCCTGCTCAAAACGAACAATTTTGAACTTTTCAATAAGTTTGTCCGGCCCTTTAATCCCATCCAGAAAAGCAACGATCTGTCTTCTTAAATCGTCTTCATTTCTCGGGTTCCAGTTTTCAAAAGCCCTCCTATTAAGAAAATCTAGTAAAACTTTGGTAACATAATCGAACACCCGCACTACAGAATACGTTTGCAAGCCAATATTGTCTCCTGTAAATAAAGTTTTTGCAGAAAACGCCATTATTTTTCCGTATTCGTTGACCATTGGGACCAATCCCATTTTTTCAAGTTGGGAAATCTCACTTTTTTTTAGGTCGAATTTTACAGCATCCACTTCATTGATGTTGCCATGTTTTTTACCTGCGGCAACCTGTGACATTAAAGTTTTGTAAATTTTTCCTGCCAAAGAAGTTGAAGGCGGCAAATCGACGTTCTCTTCCTCGCCCACTTCTTCTGCTCTTCCTCTTCCAACGAGCCAATTGGTCGTCATAATTACGTTGCTTCGATGCAATTCGCCACCGGTAAGGTTTGCAGAGTGGAATAAATCTACCACATCATCAGGTTTATCAAGATTTGCAAAGTCGGTAACCAACATAACCTTATTTTCGTTACAGATTTTCGCCCATTTCTCAACAACTTTATTTGATCCTAAATAACCAGGAATTGCAAGAATTGAATAATTATCCCTCAAATCCAAGCGGTCATAATTTTGTTTGAACTCATTGGCAATTGCATCAATGAAAAGAGGATTGTCAATATCTGTCATTTGCTCCATAGAAGCATTTACGATACTAACATTATCCACTTTATCCAATTCTGTATTCTTAAAGAACTGAGCTATAGTTCTGTAATTGGTTTCCAGCTCGCGAGTGGTATCTAAAGTGTTTTTTAGGTTTTTCTTCAAATTTTGTTCGGCAGAAAGGGCTTTATTTTTGCAGGTTTCTGCCATTTGGTCTGCAGTGGCGTGATTTTCGAGCAGCGAAATCCATAAGTTAAGTTTTTGTGCCAGTTCTTTTCTTTCGCCCTGCTTGTTATTATCATTAAGAAAAATTTCTTTTCTGGCTTTCCTGGTAGGATTCATATTGGCAATACCATCTACCACAGTTTCTACAAAATTAAATCCTCCAACTTTGTTCAGCTCGTTGAGCGCATTTCCTTTTTGCTGATGGTGCTCCTGCATATGTTGCACCTGCTGGGATTGTGCCGCCTGTTGATTATTTTCCATGATTTTGTGTTTTTATTTTTCTAATTCCTTTGCAACATCCTTTAAAACCTGTACAAGAGCACCTTTGGTTTGTTCGTTTTCTAAAATAGTCTTCAGAATTTTGTTGTTTTTCAACTGACGCAAAATTTTGTTATACTGTTCCTGTTCAATTTGGATTTTTTTTAAATATTCGGAATTTTCAGTTAACTTTTTAGGAGTAAAATCACCTAAATTATTAAATCTGAATTCTTCGTCAATGATGGTACCGTCTTCTGTTTCATGCTGAACGCCAACGGAAGGCTGAAAATGTCTGAAAACGTCTTCCTCGTTTTTAAGCCCTTTTACGACTTCAGGAACGAAAGGTTCATCAATGGTAAGTTTGCTCACAAGAAGGGCGCGATTCTCCTGAATGAAATGTATTGCCTCATTAGCATCTACTTTTACTTCGTTTCCGCCAACGCCATATTCGAACATTGCCATAATATTAATATTTTTTTGGTTTATTTTTGATTTGGATAAGGTAAAAATAGTATATTTTTTATTGGGGAAATTTATAAAAAAAATTCTAATAAAAAACATAGAATTACAATAAATTTTAAATTATTGCGGAATCTTTTTGAATTTGGGCTTCCTACAAGAATTTTTTTTATGGTTATTATTCCTTCTTTGCAGTTTGGTGGAGACCCTTTGATTTTGACCTACGGAAGTATTCATATTCTCATCCACATCGATATTGAAACTCTTACATTTAATATTAATCGTCTCCGGTGCCGTAATATTAATATTGCTACCCGTCGTATCCAGATGTATTTCATTTCCAGATTTATCGGTAATCAAGATACTTTCGTCTTCTGTGAAAATAATCTTATGCGTGCTTCTGGTCATAATATATTCACTGAATTGTTGCTCCCGCTTCCCAGCGCCGTCCCGCCATGGAACATCCCGCCCATTACAAAAGGCCGGTCCGGACGGTCGTGCATATTTTAAATTTACAACATATTATCACTTCTTTTTTTATTTATAAATAATAGAAAAACTATTAATGAAATAAAAAAAACAAATAAAGCCGATAAAACGTTCAAAAAAACAGAATTTATCACCAAATCTCCATAACAATCATTTTCATAAATTGAATCTGTAAGATTTATGTTTGTAAAGTAATTTTGAATGAATGGACTGCTAAGAAAAGTAAAAGCGATAAAGAAAGAAATCATGGTATAGTTCCCCCCCGAAAATGGGACAGTAAGTTTAGTTGGAAAAAACCTATTAAATTTACAATATGTCACAGAGAAGAAAATTCAATTCGCAGTTTAAGTTCAAGGTTGTCGTAGAAGCCTTGTCGGAGCGTCTTCCACTGCACGAACTTGCCAAAAAGCACGATTTGCATCCCAATCAGATTACAACCTGGAAAAAGGAGTTCCTCAAGAACGGAGCGGAGATTTTCGGTAAGGAGAAGGCTTCAGAAGAGAAAAAAGAAGATGTAGAATCGCTTTACAAAGTGATCGGCCAGCAGAAAATGGAGATTGATTTTTTAAAAAAAGCCTTGTCATGAAGCAGAGTGTCTCGGAAAGAAAAACACACATCGGCAAGGGGGAAAAAATCAGCGTAAAGAAGCAGTGCGAACTTTTACAGATCTCTCGCAGCAGCCATTATTACAAAAAAGTTCCGGAGAGCGATTTGAACCTGAAGCTGATGGAGATGATAGACAGGGAGTTTATGGTATAGTTCCCCCCGAAAATGGGACAGTAAGTTTAGTTGGAAAAAACCTATTAAATTTACAATATGTCACAGAGAAGAAAATTCAATTCGCAGTTTAAGTTCAAGGTTGTCGTAGAAGCCTTGTCGGAGCGTCTTCCACTGCACGAACTTGCCAAAAAGCACGATTTGCATCCCAATCAGATTACAACCTGGAAAAAGGAGTTCCTCAAGAACGGAGCGGAGATTTTCGGTAAGGAGAAGGCTTCAGAAGAGAAAAAAGAAGATGTAGAATCGCTTTACAAAGTGATCGGCCAGCAGAAAATGGAGATTGATTTTTTAAAAAAAGCCTTGTCATGAAGCAGAGTGTCTCGGAAAGAAAAACACACATCGGCAAGGGGGAAAAAATCAGCGTAAAGAAGCAGTGCGAACTTTTACAGATCTCTCGCAGCAGTCATTATTACAAAAAAGTTCCGGAGAGCGATTTGAACCTGAAGCTGATGGAGATGATAGACAGGGAGTTTATGGAACATCCCTGGAAGGGCGTTCCCAGAATGGTGCAGTGGCTCAATAAAGATTGTGGGCTTTTAGTCAATAAAAAGCGTGTGGAGCGGCTTTACCGACTGATGGGCATCAGCGCTTCTGCTCCCGGACCCAGCACCAGCAAAAAAGGGAAGGGAAAAAAGCATAAAATTTTTCCGTATTTGCTGAAGAACCTGCCCATAACCCATCCCAACCAGGTTTGGGCGATGGACATCACCTATATCCCGGTAAGGGGCGGATACCTGTATCTTGTTGCCATCATCGATCTCTACAGCCGCTATGTGGTGGGCTGGAGCCTGAGCAACACGATGACCGCGGAGTGGTGCCGCGATGTTCTGGATGAAGCCATCGAAACCTACGGAAAGCCTGAAATCATTAATACCGATCAGGGAAGCCAGTTCACTTCAGACTTGTTTACCGAATATGTGAAATCCCACAAAACCATCCGCCAGAGTATGGATGGCAAAGGCCGGGCACTGGACAATATCTTTGTCGAGAGGCTCTGGCGAAGCGTAAAATATGAAAATGTTTATCTTTATGCCTATCAAGACGGAAAAGAGTGCTATATTGGTTTGAACAAGTATTTTGCCTACTACAACCACAGCAGGAGACACCAAAGCTTAGGTTACGAAGTTCCTGCACAAATGTTTAACCAAAAGGAGAAAAAAGCAG
The sequence above is a segment of the Chryseobacterium taklimakanense genome. Coding sequences within it:
- a CDS encoding type VI secretion system contractile sheath small subunit, whose product is MFEYGVGGNEVKVDANEAIHFIQENRALLVSKLTIDEPFVPEVVKGLKNEEDVFRHFQPSVGVQHETEDGTIIDEEFRFNNLGDFTPKKLTENSEYLKKIQIEQEQYNKILRQLKNNKILKTILENEQTKGALVQVLKDVAKELEK
- a CDS encoding IS3 family transposase, which produces MKQSVSERKTHIGKGEKISVKKQCELLQISRSSHYYKKVPESDLNLKLMEMIDREFMEHPWKGVPRMVQWLNKDCGLLVNKKRVERLYRLMGISASAPGPSTSKKGKGKKHKIFPYLLKNLPITHPNQVWAMDITYIPVRGGYLYLVAIIDLYSRYVVGWSLSNTMTAEWCRDVLDEAIETYGKPEIINTDQGSQFTSDLFTEYVKSHKTIRQSMDGKGRALDNIFVERLWRSVKYENVYLYAYQDGKECYIGLNKYFAYYNHSRRHQSLGYEVPAQMFNQKEKKAA
- a CDS encoding lytic transglycosylase domain-containing protein gives rise to the protein MKTKKLKYIITLFYLLISLIAAAQDLTATDTSESTIRRYQNIIKNNRQLVKFVEYTFASRGIPKHMRNLAIIESGLDHQIVSHAGAKGMWQFMVEHASQYGLSDEERSDIYKSTKTAAVSLINLYNKYGSWITVVAAYNCGEGNIKKAMDRAGSKQYTAFAPYLPLETQNHVKKFLNACYATNELNQVLGNHYKMQTQAMISGAAPKKSITYAHAPTKKFKKSSGKGLSETTINAAYKLNIIAKFISVSPEKILAWNPGIEKKLAEKGESIFYLPDDKMVEFQLNQNKILTSSLNN
- a CDS encoding DUF5458 family protein — protein: MENNQQAAQSQQVQHMQEHHQQKGNALNELNKVGGFNFVETVVDGIANMNPTRKARKEIFLNDNNKQGERKELAQKLNLWISLLENHATADQMAETCKNKALSAEQNLKKNLKNTLDTTRELETNYRTIAQFFKNTELDKVDNVSIVNASMEQMTDIDNPLFIDAIANEFKQNYDRLDLRDNYSILAIPGYLGSNKVVEKWAKICNENKVMLVTDFANLDKPDDVVDLFHSANLTGGELHRSNVIMTTNWLVGRGRAEEVGEEENVDLPPSTSLAGKIYKTLMSQVAAGKKHGNINEVDAVKFDLKKSEISQLEKMGLVPMVNEYGKIMAFSAKTLFTGDNIGLQTYSVVRVFDYVTKVLLDFLNRRAFENWNPRNEDDLRRQIVAFLDGIKGPDKLIEKFKIVRFEQDKVNKDRVWLDIRMTPYFPTKSFVIKLDGHKGDDGNEWEAEYQQE
- a CDS encoding GPW/gp25 family protein, which encodes MEQPNYKMPFNPKSVMSSNGVLQTCDMGESIAQNIMLLITTKKGENRYDENYGNEVWNTEFDNGISPSVWESIFIKSLRRQILDYEQRLVNPEVEAHISIVEHTYETRNLTEIKKKVRVTIRAKLEATGENFNFATELFLSPMSID
- a CDS encoding ATP-dependent Clp protease ATP-binding subunit; the encoded protein is MSVVITNETVKDLFHIAQSVARENYNVTYGAPHLLQALMHKDIGLRDFLTNIDKDPGYIYEWAEVRIEEYPKTSSLPEESSKDDTVNKILDEADDIRLKLGLDEIAPVCILAAITKAGVAFSVQELKSLPIREHEIINIYSGEGKKIDLQQNALLSEFADIKGNFPAISSYCIDRTRDARNGKLEEIVGRDKELRMLIEILSRRTKPNVIIVGEPGVGKTALLEGFAKQLIDGNVPELLKEATLLELNTGSLLAGTSYKGEIEDRLKKVINECKKINKAILFIDEIHSLLDSKGSAGNVANLLKPELARGEITVIGATTQEEYRKIIEPERAFDRRFEVLHVEEPDEIACVKMINKVLPAYQEHHKVEVDHTSLPDCVKLAKRYSKGKKLPDSAIDLLDRTMASIKMLDEMSKNDLKIWRDNYIKIIEDIEETDPLLVDELIWNYNLLKNKLSPILWGSLSEQQELDNSMGISQVKKVIDNTFDELTELASVKREKVGKLELAAVMASKTGIPIGKIQAGEKEKLLNMEDLLKKRVVGQNHALKILADAIVENRSGLAKPGQPIGSFFLLGPTGTGKTELAKSMAELLFNDEKSMIRFDMSEFKEEHSAALLYGAPPGYVGYEEGGMLVNKIRQQPYAVVLFDEIEKAHSSVFDVFLQIMDEGKISDKLGKEGDFSNSLVLFTSNIGSEEIVQYFERNEIPVSKDLMRIMNESGRFRPEFLARITEIIPFSPITEEMAENIFKIQLKTLKNSLTRLGIGLEITDEAVKNLALNGFSSKYGARQISGVIRSQLARPISKKIVREEVKSGQRINIDWDNENSALAWEIV
- a CDS encoding transposase; protein product: MSQRRKFNSQFKFKVVVEALSERLPLHELAKKHDLHPNQITTWKKEFLKNGAEIFGKEKASEEKKEDVESLYKVIGQQKMEIDFLKKALS